From the genome of Alosa sapidissima isolate fAloSap1 chromosome 14, fAloSap1.pri, whole genome shotgun sequence, one region includes:
- the ss18l2 gene encoding SS18-like protein 2 isoform X1, producing the protein MSVVFVPRRQRGKAEINQEIIQRLLDENDQLVRCIAEYMQRGRATECVQYQQILHRNIVYLGTIADASPDTSPTTEQAPQENGE; encoded by the exons ATGTCCGTTGTGTTCGTACCGAGAAGGCAACGTGGGAAGGCCGAAATTAATCAGGAAATTATTCAACGG TTGCTTGACGAAAACGATCAGCTGGTGAGATGCATTGCGGAATACATGCAGAGGGGACGCGCGACAGAATGTGTTCA GTATCAACAGATTTTACATCGGAATATTGTGTATCTCGGAACTATAGCCGACGCCAGTCCTGACACCTCTCCCACCACAGAG CAGGCTCCACAAGAAAATGGGGAGTGA
- the ss18l2 gene encoding SS18-like protein 2 isoform X2 translates to MSVVFVPRRQRGKAEINQEIIQRLLDENDQLVRCIAEYMQRGRATECVQYQQILHRNIVYLGTIADASPDTSPTTEAPQENGE, encoded by the exons ATGTCCGTTGTGTTCGTACCGAGAAGGCAACGTGGGAAGGCCGAAATTAATCAGGAAATTATTCAACGG TTGCTTGACGAAAACGATCAGCTGGTGAGATGCATTGCGGAATACATGCAGAGGGGACGCGCGACAGAATGTGTTCA GTATCAACAGATTTTACATCGGAATATTGTGTATCTCGGAACTATAGCCGACGCCAGTCCTGACACCTCTCCCACCACAGAG GCTCCACAAGAAAATGGGGAGTGA